The segment GGAAAAGATTGGTGAATGTTTTCAATAACCTCATACGTGTATAAAAGGTAATCTACTGCTATAAAATTATAGCGACGCTGGTATTCTTGCCAAAAGGGAATTTCTGCTAAAAAAGAAAAAATAAGCAGAAACAAAAAGAAACCATAAGTGAATTTACTTACTATTTTATCTAATTTACTTCCATAGAACCTATTTGGTATAAGAAGTAGATATAGGGTGTATATAACTAAAATATAGGACAAAGAGCCAATATCAAAAATAAAACCAATACCAAAAATTTCAATAAAATTTAGAAAAGAAAAATTAAAGTGATTAAAACTTAAAAAATATAATATTGCACGAATAATAAAAGAAAAGGCTAAAAAAGTAAAGCTAAAAGTTTTCAGTAATTGAAATCTTTCAGGTAATTTTAAGATGGTTCGTTGTGGCATAAATGGGTGCTATTAATTTAATATTTTAAGCTAATTATTCTTAGTTATAGGTTTTTAACAATTTAGTAAGCATAAAGCATTTTCTAAAAAGTATAATTTATTCTATAGAGATGTGAAAGTCAACAAGTAAAAAAAGTAAAAATAGGAAAATTTTTTTATTGAAAAAATAAACGGCTTTAACATAGCCCTTCTTTAAATGTTAATTTTCTTTGAGAAAACAGCAAATAATTAACATATCATTAAGAGAATAGTCCACTATTTTTGCACCTTATTTGAAAGCTATTTTCTAACTTTTTTATTAAAAATATTTTGATGAAATATTCATTTATAACCTTCTTTTTTTGTGTTTTAATTTCAATAAATAGTACTGCTCAAGAAATTAATTCTGAAGTTATTACCAAAAGAATTTACACAACAAAACCACTTAAAAATAAACCGATTATTGATGGTGATGTTTCTGAGGCTGCTTGGAATGTTGTAGAATGGTCTACAGATTTTGTTCAAAAGACACCCAATGAAGGTGTTGCGCCAACGCATCAAACAAAGTTTAAAGTAATGTACGATGCTAAATATCTATACGTTGCTATTGTTGCTTTTGATGAAAATCCAGAATTAATTCAACAAAGATTAACAAGAAGGGATGGTTTTGCTGGTGATAGAGTAAACGTTATTATAGATAGTTATCATGATAAAAGAACAGCATTTGTATTTACAACTACTGCTGCAGGAGTAAAAGGGGAAGAAATTGCAACCCAAAATGGAGGTAATTGGGATGAAAGTTGGAATCCAATTTGGTATACAGATGCAAAAGTAAATGATAAAGGTTGGGCCGCAGAAATGAAAATTCCTTTTAGTCAATTGCGTTTTGGAAAAGCGAAAGAACAAATATGGGGCTTTAATATTAATCGTACTATTTTTAGAAAAAACGAACGCTCTTTGTGGCAAAGAATTCCAAATGATCAATCTGGATTTATAAGTGAAGCAGGAGAATTGCATGGATTGATAGATCTAGTGCCACAAAAACAATTAGAAATTCAGCCTTTTACAGTTTTACAATATGATAACTATGAAGCTGAAGCAGGAAATCCTTACAGAGATGGAAGTGATTTTAAAGTAAATGGAGGTTTAGATGCAAAAATTGGAATTACAAACGATTTAACTTTAGATTTAACAATCAACCCAGATTTTGGTCAAGTTGAAGCAGATCCTGGAGCAATTGCATTAGATGGATTTCAGATTTTTTTCCAAGAACAACGTCCGTTTTTTGTTGAAAATAAAAACATCTTCGATTTTAAATTTGCAAACGGTAGAGATAATCTTTTTTATAGTAGAAGAATTGGTAGAAATCCTCATAGAACTGCAAATTTAGCAGATGGAGAATTCTCTAAAGAGCCAATAAATTCAACAATTTTAGGTGCAGCAAAATTTTCTGGAAAAACACAAAATGGTTGGTCTTTAGGAGTTTTAGAAAGTGTTACGGCTAATGAATATACAGAAGTTAGGGAAGTAGATGGCGAAACAAGAGAAGAGATCGTAGAACCTTTAACAAATTATTTTGTAGCCAGAGCTCAAAAAGATTTTAACAAAAGAAATACTTTTATAGGAGGAATTTTTACAGCAACAAATAGAAATTTAGACGGTAATTTTTCAGAATTACATAAAGCTGCATATTCTGGAGGAATAGATTTTAGACATAATTGGAAAAATAGAGCTTATTATATTGAAGGAAATGCAATATTAAGTCATGTTTTAGGAAGCGAAGAAGCAATAGAAAATACACAGCGTTCTATTGCACGGTATTTTCAACGAGTAGATGCAACTCATGTAGAAGTAGATCCAACAAGAACCTCTTTAACAGGAACTGGAGGAAGAATTGAAGCAGGAAAACAAGGTGGAGGAAACTGGCGTTATAACGGAGGTTTTGTATGGCGTTCGCCAGAGTTAGAGTTAAATGATGTTGGTTTTTTAAGGCAAACAGATGAGGTAATTCAGTTTTCAAATCTTAGATATTTATGGCAAGTTCCAACAAAAACGTACAGAGATATTCAATTAAGAATAGAGCAATTTAATACCTATGATTTTGATGGAAATCATAATAGAACACAATATGAATTTCAAGGAAATATAAATTGGATTAATAATTGGTCGACAGAAATTGGTTTTGGTCACAAGCCAAGAATTTTTGGTAATTCATTTTTAAGAGGTGGTCCACGTTGGCGTTTTGCTGATGAAAATTTTGGTTTCTTATTTTTTGGTTCTGATAAAAGTAAAAAAATGAGTTTTACTTTGGGGTATGTTGATGGAGTTTCAAAAGAAAATGTAGTTGATTTTAAAAAATATGTAGTTCGTATGAATTATCAACCTTTCGATTCTTTTAATTTGTCATTAGAAACAGAGCTTGAAAAAACAGAAGACAAAACACAATATGTTTCAGAGCGCGATTTTGGAAATGAAAAAAGGTATATTTTAGGGAAGATAAATAATCAATCTTGGACAACTACTTTAAGAATGAATTATAGTATTAACCCAAATATGTCTATTCAATTTTATGGGCAACCTTATATTGCAAGAGGTAGGTATTCTAACTTTAATTATGTGAATAATCCTACTTCAGAAAGTATAAATGATAAGGTGATTTTGTATACTTCTAATCAGATTTCTGAAGGTTTAAATGCAGATGGAACTTCAATTTATAATATAGATGAAAATTTAGATGCTGCTTCAGATTATAGTTTTGAAAAACCCGATTATTCTTATGTACAATTTAGAACAAATTTAGTTGCACGTTGGGAATATATACCCGGTTCTGAGTTGTTTTTTGTGTGGGCTAGAGGAGGTGTAGGTGCTGGTGATTCAAGAAATTCGTTAACTAAAAGTTTTCGAAATCAAATCATAGACAGACCCTTAGAAGATACTTTTTTAATAAAAGCTACGTATAGATTTGTGAGGTAACTTTTTAAAAAGGAGCATCAATTTTAAAGGTCATTTTTTCTTTTGTTGATGGATGAATAAACGCTATAAACTCAGCATGTAAATGCAATCTGTTTTCTTTTTTTCCATACAAATCATCACCAATAATAGGCATATTTAATCCGTTTTTATGTGCAGCATGAACTCTTAATTGATGCGTTCTTCCTGTTATTGGATAAAAATAAACCAAAGTTTTATCATTTTCTCTTTTGATAACTTTCCAATTTGTTTCTGCCTTTTTTCCATGTTCATAACACACCAATTGTTTAGGTCTATCATCTAAATCTACTCTTAAAGGCAAATTAATTGTTCCTTCATTTTCTTTAATATTTCCATCTAATAAAGCAACATAACGTTTTTTAATCGTTCTTTTAATAAACTGACTTTGCATTACTTTATTAGCCTCTTTTGTTTTAGTAAGAACTAAAATGCCAGAAGTAGACATGTCTAATCTATGCACAATTAAAGGGCCTGTAGCTTCAGGATATTTTTCTTTAATACGTGTATATACAGAGTCTTTAATTTCTTTACCGGGAACCGATAAAAGCTCTGTAGGTTTGTGAACCACAAGTAGAACATCATCTTCAAAAATAATTTCTAGGTCTTGTTTTTCTGATAAATTTTGCAGCAGTAAATTAGCATCCATTTTAAGACCTTCTAACATGTGAGAAAGAATTGGTTTACATCTTCCTTGGCAAGCAGGATAATAGTTTTTATGTTTTCTGATTTCTGAGTTTGGAGAAATTCCCCACCAAAATTCTGCCATTGAGATTGGTGTTAAATCATTAGCAAAAGCATATTGTAATAACTTTGGAGCAGAACATTCTCCAGCGCCTGCAGGAGGTTTTATTTGCGGATTATTAAAAATAGTATTTAAACCTTTTAACACTTTGTTTCTATTCAAAAATTGATATTTTTCAAATAAAGTTTGCTGAAGAATTGCAGATTTATCTTTACGCTCTTTCTTTAAAGAAGCAATCTTAAGTTCAAAGTCAGCAAGTGATTTTCTGTCTTTTTCTATCTTACTTTCATAATACTCATGCAATTCTTTATAAAAAAATTGATCATTAAAACTTTCTTGTTCTAATTTTTTTTTGAGCATTTTAAATGTTTCATTATTTTGATTTTCTTTCGCTTTTTTCTTACGGATTCTTCTATTAACTTTAGAAGCTTTCATCTTTTTTCGCTGTAACTCTAAATCATTAGCAATAATAGTTGAAGTCTTTTTTACTATTTTTTTTAAAGCTAAATAGGTTTCATCTTTTTTTAAAGAACCAATTTGTTTATTTATTTCAC is part of the Polaribacter sp. SA4-10 genome and harbors:
- a CDS encoding DUF5916 domain-containing protein, yielding MKYSFITFFFCVLISINSTAQEINSEVITKRIYTTKPLKNKPIIDGDVSEAAWNVVEWSTDFVQKTPNEGVAPTHQTKFKVMYDAKYLYVAIVAFDENPELIQQRLTRRDGFAGDRVNVIIDSYHDKRTAFVFTTTAAGVKGEEIATQNGGNWDESWNPIWYTDAKVNDKGWAAEMKIPFSQLRFGKAKEQIWGFNINRTIFRKNERSLWQRIPNDQSGFISEAGELHGLIDLVPQKQLEIQPFTVLQYDNYEAEAGNPYRDGSDFKVNGGLDAKIGITNDLTLDLTINPDFGQVEADPGAIALDGFQIFFQEQRPFFVENKNIFDFKFANGRDNLFYSRRIGRNPHRTANLADGEFSKEPINSTILGAAKFSGKTQNGWSLGVLESVTANEYTEVREVDGETREEIVEPLTNYFVARAQKDFNKRNTFIGGIFTATNRNLDGNFSELHKAAYSGGIDFRHNWKNRAYYIEGNAILSHVLGSEEAIENTQRSIARYFQRVDATHVEVDPTRTSLTGTGGRIEAGKQGGGNWRYNGGFVWRSPELELNDVGFLRQTDEVIQFSNLRYLWQVPTKTYRDIQLRIEQFNTYDFDGNHNRTQYEFQGNINWINNWSTEIGFGHKPRIFGNSFLRGGPRWRFADENFGFLFFGSDKSKKMSFTLGYVDGVSKENVVDFKKYVVRMNYQPFDSFNLSLETELEKTEDKTQYVSERDFGNEKRYILGKINNQSWTTTLRMNYSINPNMSIQFYGQPYIARGRYSNFNYVNNPTSESINDKVILYTSNQISEGLNADGTSIYNIDENLDAASDYSFEKPDYSYVQFRTNLVARWEYIPGSELFFVWARGGVGAGDSRNSLTKSFRNQIIDRPLEDTFLIKATYRFVR
- a CDS encoding RluA family pseudouridine synthase, translated to MNYFQHFKENISAIALPKKFTFPFYYEPHLLSKIAVKELQEYLENQTDFEHNFGLNSNLNELPIGKMFGVLVVKNQQNEIGYLAAFSGKLADKSLPEKFVPPVFNMRTEGSFYIKGEDEIGEINKQIGSLKKDETYLALKKIVKKTSTIIANDLELQRKKMKASKVNRRIRKKKAKENQNNETFKMLKKKLEQESFNDQFFYKELHEYYESKIEKDRKSLADFELKIASLKKERKDKSAILQQTLFEKYQFLNRNKVLKGLNTIFNNPQIKPPAGAGECSAPKLLQYAFANDLTPISMAEFWWGISPNSEIRKHKNYYPACQGRCKPILSHMLEGLKMDANLLLQNLSEKQDLEIIFEDDVLLVVHKPTELLSVPGKEIKDSVYTRIKEKYPEATGPLIVHRLDMSTSGILVLTKTKEANKVMQSQFIKRTIKKRYVALLDGNIKENEGTINLPLRVDLDDRPKQLVCYEHGKKAETNWKVIKRENDKTLVYFYPITGRTHQLRVHAAHKNGLNMPIIGDDLYGKKENRLHLHAEFIAFIHPSTKEKMTFKIDAPF